A genomic region of Streptomyces sp. NBC_00247 contains the following coding sequences:
- a CDS encoding transcriptional regulator: MAARPLVARQPNERLQTLIQEAACSNAGLARRVNMVGAERGLDLRYDKTSVARWLRGQQPRGRAPGIIAEAIGRKLGRTVTIDEIGMANGKNLASGVGLQFAPTVLGAIEQVCELWRSDVGRRDLLSGSTVASSALVEPSRDWLITGTDSQVARNAGARVGRSDVEAVRAMTAALVDLDHRFGSGHVRPVLVHYLNSVVSGLLSGAYREAVGRELFAAVARLTELGGYMAIDTGQPGLAQRYYIQALRLAQAAGDRAYGGYVLAASMSHLAAQLGNPREIAQLARAAQEGARGQVTPRAESMFLAAEARGHAALGDAATCEEVAGRAVEALERAGTETGDDPSWIAHFDEGYLADELAHCHRDLGQGTAAARRAEEALAALPETRARRRGIALVLLASAQVQQREVEQACYTGLRAVELLETVRSSRGAEYLDDLQQRLLPYGEESAVREFSARLDLQAA, translated from the coding sequence ATGGCAGCCAGACCACTCGTAGCCCGACAGCCGAACGAAAGGCTCCAGACGCTCATCCAGGAGGCGGCCTGTTCCAACGCGGGCCTGGCGCGCAGGGTCAACATGGTCGGCGCGGAGCGGGGGCTCGACCTCCGGTACGACAAGACCTCCGTGGCCCGGTGGCTGCGCGGGCAGCAGCCCCGGGGCCGGGCGCCGGGGATCATCGCCGAGGCCATCGGCCGCAAGCTCGGGCGCACGGTCACCATCGACGAGATCGGCATGGCCAACGGCAAGAACCTCGCCTCCGGCGTCGGCCTCCAGTTCGCCCCGACCGTGCTCGGGGCCATCGAGCAGGTCTGCGAGCTGTGGCGCAGTGACGTGGGCCGCCGCGATCTGCTCTCCGGCTCCACCGTCGCCTCCTCCGCGCTGGTCGAGCCCAGCAGGGACTGGCTGATCACCGGAACCGACTCCCAGGTCGCCCGCAACGCCGGTGCCCGGGTGGGGCGTTCGGACGTGGAGGCGGTCCGTGCCATGACGGCCGCACTGGTCGACCTCGACCACCGGTTCGGCAGCGGGCACGTCCGACCGGTGCTGGTCCACTACCTCAACAGCGTGGTCTCCGGGCTGCTCTCGGGGGCGTACCGCGAGGCGGTGGGGCGGGAGTTGTTCGCGGCGGTGGCCCGACTCACCGAGCTCGGCGGGTACATGGCCATCGACACCGGTCAACCGGGTCTGGCCCAGCGCTACTACATCCAGGCCCTGCGCCTCGCGCAGGCGGCGGGCGACCGGGCGTACGGCGGCTATGTGCTGGCCGCCTCGATGAGTCACCTCGCCGCCCAGCTCGGCAACCCCCGTGAGATCGCCCAGCTCGCCCGCGCGGCCCAGGAGGGCGCGCGGGGCCAAGTGACGCCGCGCGCGGAGTCGATGTTCCTCGCCGCGGAGGCGCGCGGGCACGCGGCTCTGGGCGACGCCGCCACCTGCGAGGAGGTGGCCGGCCGGGCGGTGGAGGCGCTGGAGCGGGCCGGGACGGAGACCGGTGACGACCCGTCGTGGATCGCGCACTTCGACGAGGGGTACCTCGCGGACGAACTCGCGCACTGCCACCGTGACCTGGGTCAGGGAACCGCCGCCGCCCGCCGGGCCGAGGAGGCGCTCGCCGCGCTACCGGAGACCCGGGCGCGCCGGCGCGGCATCGCCCTGGTGCTGCTCGCCTCCGCCCAGGTCCAGCAGCGCGAGGTCGAACAGGCCTGCTACACGGGCCTGCGGGCGGTGGAGCTGCTGGAGACGGTGCGTTCCAGCCGGGGCGCGGAGTACCTGGACGACCTCCAGCAGCGGCTGCTGCCGTACGGGGAGGAGTCGGCGGTCCGGGAGTTCAGCGCGCGCCTGGATCTCCAGGCTGCCTGA
- a CDS encoding ABC transporter substrate-binding protein gives MTGRLRAPLLGPFGSPASPGPRRLLVGAAAAGALLLSGCGALPGASADSDGTVTVMTWAPGPSDDADSVTMAGVTATATAYAKWINGRGGIGGHELKVLTCDEQDSLAGAEKCAREAVDRDVAAVVGSYSRHGQTFMAPLEAAGIPYIGGYGASDEEFQSFVSYPVNGGQAALVAGNGRQLADSCEKVSLVRPDSIVGDSMATLFDAGLAQDHRHAATDVVAPESATSYDSEATKALDAAGDGCVTAVLGERTGTFFDSFRRLPSNGAGVRISSVLGSVSQPLIDSTGGRNSPFEGALVTGWYPVSSDARWSELREAIRKYAFEDDSIDPADSAVQTTWIAYTVLTATVEALGDGGVSASAVTSVLNHGLKVDTGGLTPELRWRYQDMLGSAAYPRIVNGRVTFQVVRGGRLVSQKKGFTDVTETLSDAKAVRG, from the coding sequence ATGACCGGACGGCTACGCGCCCCCCTTCTCGGCCCCTTCGGCTCTCCCGCTTCCCCCGGCCCGCGCCGGCTCCTCGTCGGAGCGGCGGCGGCCGGAGCGCTGCTGCTGTCCGGCTGCGGAGCGCTCCCCGGGGCGTCCGCGGACTCCGACGGCACGGTCACGGTGATGACCTGGGCCCCGGGCCCGTCCGACGACGCGGACTCCGTGACGATGGCCGGAGTGACGGCCACAGCCACCGCCTACGCGAAGTGGATCAACGGGCGGGGCGGCATCGGCGGGCATGAGCTGAAGGTGCTCACCTGCGACGAGCAGGACTCGCTCGCGGGCGCCGAGAAGTGCGCGCGCGAGGCGGTCGACCGGGACGTCGCGGCGGTGGTCGGTTCCTACAGCCGGCACGGCCAGACCTTCATGGCGCCGCTGGAGGCCGCGGGCATCCCGTACATCGGCGGGTACGGCGCATCCGACGAGGAGTTCCAGAGCTTCGTGTCGTACCCGGTCAACGGCGGCCAGGCGGCGCTGGTGGCGGGCAACGGCAGACAGCTGGCGGACTCCTGCGAGAAGGTGTCCCTGGTCCGCCCGGACTCCATCGTCGGGGACAGCATGGCGACGCTGTTCGACGCCGGACTGGCCCAGGACCACCGGCACGCCGCCACCGACGTGGTGGCCCCCGAGTCGGCGACCTCGTACGACTCCGAGGCCACGAAGGCCCTCGACGCGGCCGGGGACGGCTGTGTCACCGCGGTCCTCGGCGAACGCACCGGCACCTTCTTCGACTCCTTCCGCCGGCTTCCCTCGAACGGGGCCGGGGTCAGGATCTCCTCGGTGCTGGGCAGCGTCAGCCAGCCGCTCATCGACAGCACCGGCGGCCGGAACAGCCCCTTCGAGGGGGCGCTCGTCACCGGCTGGTACCCGGTGTCCTCGGACGCGCGCTGGAGCGAGCTGCGCGAGGCGATCCGGAAGTACGCCTTCGAGGACGACAGCATCGATCCCGCGGACTCGGCCGTGCAGACCACCTGGATCGCGTACACCGTGCTGACGGCGACCGTCGAAGCGCTGGGTGACGGCGGGGTGAGCGCGTCGGCGGTCACCTCGGTGCTGAACCACGGCCTGAAGGTGGACACCGGCGGACTCACCCCGGAACTGCGCTGGCGCTACCAGGACATGCTCGGCTCGGCCGCGTACCCCCGGATCGTCAACGGCCGGGTCACCTTCCAGGTGGTCCGCGGGGGCCGGCTGGTGTCGCAGAAGAAGGGGTTCACCGACGTCACGGAGACCCTGTCGGACGCCAAGGCCGTCCGGGGCTGA
- a CDS encoding SCO4402 family protein, which translates to MDGMPLNDMPWWRWRSNVRSALHMLSDPVFHHECWLAGREGYGDVTDAVYRLVEDTWLDNWSAEKYIGTIFRDPAEAAAVDAAVLRVLRIMHQVGADAPVSAYLEHAGWPEAVQTTREAHVLLATNDGDDPDVPPRSLDVLRIMTRSA; encoded by the coding sequence ATGGACGGCATGCCGCTCAATGACATGCCCTGGTGGCGCTGGCGCAGCAACGTGCGCTCGGCGCTGCACATGCTCTCCGACCCCGTCTTCCACCACGAGTGCTGGCTGGCCGGCCGGGAAGGGTACGGCGACGTCACCGACGCCGTGTACCGCCTGGTCGAGGACACCTGGCTGGACAACTGGTCCGCCGAGAAGTACATCGGCACGATCTTCCGCGACCCGGCCGAGGCCGCCGCCGTGGACGCCGCCGTGCTGCGGGTGCTGCGCATCATGCACCAGGTCGGCGCGGACGCCCCCGTCTCCGCCTACCTGGAACACGCGGGATGGCCGGAGGCCGTCCAGACCACCCGCGAGGCCCATGTGCTGCTCGCCACCAACGACGGCGACGACCCGGACGTCCCGCCGCGCTCGCTGGACGTCCTCCGCATCATGACCAGATCGGCCTGA
- the purU gene encoding formyltetrahydrofolate deformylase — MTAPQPASPAPDAPVVDSESSESYVLVLSCPDKQGIVHAVSSYLFMTGCNIEDSQQFGDHDTGLFFMRVHFSASSPVSVEKLRASFAAIGDSFHMEWQIHLASERMRVVLMVSKFGHCLNDLLFRSRIGALPVEIAAVVSNHEDFAELVASFGVPFRHIPVTRDTKAEAEAELLELVRAENVELVVLARYMQVLSDNLCKELSGRIINIHHSFLPSFKGARPYHQAHARGVKLIGATAHYVTADLDEGPIIEQEVERVGHGVTPDQLVAIGRDVECQALARAVKWHAERRILLNGRRTVVFA; from the coding sequence ATGACCGCGCCGCAGCCCGCTTCCCCCGCCCCGGACGCCCCGGTAGTCGATTCCGAGAGCTCCGAAAGTTACGTTCTCGTGCTGTCCTGCCCGGACAAACAGGGCATCGTGCACGCCGTGTCGAGCTATCTCTTCATGACCGGCTGCAACATCGAGGACAGCCAGCAGTTCGGTGACCACGACACGGGCCTGTTCTTCATGCGGGTCCACTTCTCGGCCTCCTCGCCGGTGTCGGTGGAGAAGCTGCGGGCGAGCTTCGCCGCGATCGGCGACTCCTTCCACATGGAGTGGCAGATCCACCTCGCGTCGGAGCGGATGCGGGTGGTGCTGATGGTCAGCAAGTTCGGGCACTGCCTGAACGACCTGCTGTTCCGGTCCCGGATCGGCGCACTGCCGGTGGAGATCGCGGCCGTCGTCTCCAACCACGAGGACTTCGCCGAGCTGGTCGCCTCGTTCGGTGTGCCCTTCCGGCACATCCCCGTCACCCGGGACACCAAGGCCGAAGCCGAGGCGGAGCTGCTGGAGCTGGTCCGCGCGGAGAACGTCGAACTCGTCGTCCTCGCCCGCTACATGCAGGTCCTCTCCGACAACCTCTGCAAGGAGCTCAGCGGCCGGATCATCAACATCCACCACTCCTTCCTGCCGAGCTTCAAGGGCGCACGCCCTTACCACCAGGCGCACGCGCGGGGCGTGAAGCTGATCGGCGCGACCGCCCACTACGTGACGGCCGACCTCGACGAGGGGCCGATCATCGAGCAGGAGGTCGAGCGCGTGGGCCACGGCGTCACCCCGGACCAACTGGTCGCGATCGGCCGGGACGTGGAGTGCCAGGCGCTCGCCCGCGCGGTGAAGTGGCACGCGGAACGGCGCATCCTGCTCAACGGCCGCCGCACGGTGGTCTTCGCCTGA
- a CDS encoding maleylpyruvate isomerase N-terminal domain-containing protein — MSGHDDGSGGTGDAGDDVRRARRIPGPRSAPDDLALGSVPRPVLPSDLTDLADLTDVGDLHVPEDGPEAEAKAEADPEAEAGPEAEAKADPKADPESEAGPEAEAEVVPRPRRRPEPPPFVLPTVPVPVMPVPEASHSALRSMLGAWALAACSAEEGAAVEEHLAGCPPCREEGTRLRDAVGLLHTDRSLDLDPKLRTRVIESCLERRPAGIPLPEWAAPYDAETARLDALLRDIGDAEWHAPVRLRWFEDEKPATRKTTVAGVIAHLLAVDGLVAGALGLPDPLGGRDLSRNPVARTEAIWSEAARPATRSIRTPWRELNHTLLRTVSFAEHAVADDSVSYGSFSLSVRDSLVERAFECWVHGWDIARAVHYPYDPPAAGHLNRMVDLAARLLPGALAVRRREGLAAPAKELVAAGSPGRSLHLEVEGRGGGNWYIPLDSPAAVGSADHTVAQIALDGVEFCELVAGHVPPVEAAVGRVGDRQAIKDVLYAAASLSRL; from the coding sequence GTGAGCGGCCACGACGACGGCAGCGGCGGAACCGGGGACGCCGGGGACGACGTGCGGCGCGCCCGCCGCATACCGGGCCCGCGCAGCGCCCCGGACGATCTGGCCCTCGGCTCCGTACCGCGGCCGGTGCTCCCCTCGGACCTGACCGATCTCGCGGACCTCACCGACGTGGGGGACCTGCACGTGCCTGAGGACGGGCCGGAAGCGGAAGCAAAGGCGGAAGCAGACCCGGAAGCGGAGGCGGGCCCGGAAGCGGAAGCAAAGGCGGACCCGAAAGCGGACCCGGAGTCGGAGGCGGGCCCGGAAGCGGAGGCGGAAGTCGTGCCGCGGCCCCGCCGCCGTCCGGAGCCTCCCCCGTTCGTGCTGCCGACCGTCCCCGTACCGGTGATGCCGGTGCCCGAGGCGTCGCACTCCGCGCTGCGGTCGATGCTCGGCGCGTGGGCGCTGGCCGCCTGCTCGGCCGAGGAGGGCGCGGCCGTGGAGGAGCACCTCGCCGGCTGTCCGCCCTGCCGCGAGGAGGGGACGCGGCTGCGGGACGCGGTGGGGCTGCTGCACACCGACCGTTCGCTGGACCTCGACCCGAAGCTCCGCACCCGGGTCATCGAGAGCTGCCTCGAACGGCGTCCGGCCGGAATCCCGCTCCCGGAGTGGGCGGCGCCCTACGACGCGGAGACCGCCCGGCTCGACGCGCTGCTCCGGGACATCGGCGACGCCGAGTGGCACGCGCCGGTGCGGCTGCGGTGGTTCGAGGACGAGAAGCCCGCCACCCGGAAGACGACGGTGGCCGGGGTGATCGCCCATCTGCTGGCCGTCGACGGCCTCGTGGCCGGCGCGCTCGGCCTGCCCGACCCGCTGGGCGGGCGGGACCTGTCCCGTAACCCGGTCGCGCGCACGGAGGCGATCTGGTCGGAGGCGGCCCGTCCGGCGACCCGGTCCATCCGTACGCCGTGGCGCGAGCTGAACCACACCCTGCTGCGTACGGTCTCGTTCGCCGAGCACGCGGTGGCGGACGACTCCGTCTCGTACGGGAGCTTCTCGCTGTCGGTCCGGGACTCGCTGGTGGAGCGGGCCTTCGAGTGCTGGGTGCACGGCTGGGACATCGCGCGGGCGGTCCACTACCCGTACGACCCGCCGGCCGCGGGACACCTGAACCGGATGGTCGACCTGGCCGCCCGGCTGTTGCCCGGTGCGCTGGCGGTACGGCGCCGGGAGGGGCTGGCCGCGCCCGCGAAGGAGCTGGTCGCGGCGGGTTCGCCGGGGCGGTCGCTCCACCTCGAAGTGGAGGGCCGGGGCGGCGGGAACTGGTACATCCCACTGGACTCGCCGGCCGCGGTCGGCTCGGCCGACCACACGGTGGCGCAGATCGCCCTGGACGGCGTGGAGTTCTGCGAGCTGGTCGCGGGCCACGTGCCGCCGGTGGAGGCCGCGGTGGGGCGGGTCGGTGACCGTCAGGCCATCAAGGACGTGCTGTACGCGGCGGCCTCGCTCAGCCGGCTGTGA
- a CDS encoding RNA polymerase sigma factor: protein MAYGAPPRWDRRMQQRLARGEAAALGELYDRFAALVHSQANRMLDDEDAANIVTREVFAHVWQNPDAYDPRLGSMRSWVARLAHRRSVERLRSAERDAYEETGRSTGDDGPPDTSELDERLRRATAAARADYIAATMPEPLRAALELAYIQRRDYKQTAADLGVTEIEARRRLRLGLQLLSTANLATADGFSPPGYGRAL from the coding sequence ATGGCGTACGGCGCACCTCCCCGCTGGGACCGCAGGATGCAGCAACGGCTGGCGCGCGGCGAGGCGGCGGCCCTCGGCGAGCTCTACGACCGGTTCGCCGCACTCGTCCACAGCCAGGCCAACCGGATGCTGGACGACGAGGACGCCGCCAACATCGTGACCCGCGAGGTCTTCGCCCACGTCTGGCAGAACCCGGACGCCTACGATCCCCGGCTGGGCTCCATGCGGTCCTGGGTGGCGCGCCTGGCCCACCGGCGTTCGGTGGAGCGGCTGCGCTCGGCGGAGCGCGACGCGTACGAGGAGACTGGCCGGAGCACCGGGGACGACGGCCCTCCGGACACCTCCGAGCTGGACGAACGTCTGCGCAGGGCGACCGCCGCGGCCCGCGCCGACTACATCGCGGCCACCATGCCCGAACCGCTGCGGGCCGCGCTGGAACTCGCCTACATCCAGCGACGCGACTACAAGCAGACCGCCGCCGATCTCGGGGTGACCGAGATCGAGGCCCGCCGCCGGCTGCGGCTCGGACTCCAGCTCCTCTCGACGGCGAATCTCGCCACGGCGGACGGCTTCTCGCCGCCCGGCTACGGACGTGCCCTGTGA
- a CDS encoding STAS domain-containing protein, which yields MTLKVDEAEQGGWTVLRINGELDLVTSPVVRSSVHGAVAAGRHQVVLDLTEVLFCDSSGVGVLIASRRLMKSCGGRLRLILPARGAEDGSHVNRVLAALGVRRLFEVYPDADAAVDETALPLPA from the coding sequence GTGACGCTGAAGGTGGACGAGGCCGAGCAGGGCGGTTGGACCGTGCTCCGGATAAACGGCGAGCTCGACTTGGTGACGTCACCCGTCGTCCGTAGTTCCGTGCACGGAGCCGTCGCGGCGGGGCGGCATCAGGTCGTCCTCGACCTGACGGAGGTACTTTTCTGCGACTCCAGCGGCGTCGGGGTGCTGATCGCCTCCCGCCGGCTGATGAAGTCCTGCGGGGGCCGGTTGCGGCTGATCCTGCCTGCCCGGGGAGCCGAGGACGGCTCCCACGTCAACCGGGTGCTCGCCGCGCTGGGGGTGCGCCGGCTCTTCGAGGTCTATCCCGACGCGGACGCCGCCGTCGACGAGACCGCTCTCCCGCTGCCCGCCTGA
- a CDS encoding EF-hand domain-containing protein, whose product MDSAEYERKIAHRFAAFDQDGSGYIDRTDFNAAAARLLAEFGTTARCDRGQALYSGAEAFWQGMAGIADVDGDQRVSREEFVGGAVKRLRDSPERFAEIARPFLRAAIAVAAADGAHGPVGPSGAPVPGAPAAGTAPVDAVERALRVLGADADIARVAARSLDADQDGHIAEDDAVAALAAYVTVVEPDA is encoded by the coding sequence ATGGACAGCGCAGAATACGAGCGCAAGATCGCGCACCGCTTCGCCGCCTTCGACCAGGACGGCAGTGGCTACATCGACCGGACCGACTTCAACGCCGCCGCGGCCCGACTGCTCGCCGAGTTCGGCACGACGGCCAGGTGCGACCGGGGGCAGGCTCTCTACAGCGGGGCGGAGGCCTTCTGGCAGGGGATGGCCGGGATCGCGGACGTGGACGGCGACCAGCGGGTCAGCCGCGAGGAGTTCGTGGGCGGGGCGGTGAAGCGGCTGCGGGACAGCCCCGAACGGTTCGCGGAGATCGCCCGTCCCTTCCTGCGCGCGGCCATCGCCGTCGCCGCCGCCGACGGCGCGCACGGCCCCGTCGGCCCCTCCGGCGCCCCGGTCCCGGGAGCCCCGGCCGCCGGTACGGCTCCGGTCGACGCGGTGGAGCGGGCCCTGCGGGTGCTCGGCGCGGACGCGGACATCGCGCGCGTCGCCGCCCGGAGCCTGGACGCCGACCAGGACGGGCACATCGCGGAGGACGACGCCGTGGCGGCCCTCGCCGCGTACGTCACCGTGGTCGAACCGGACGCCTGA
- a CDS encoding ATP-binding protein, with product MQVLQVQLEVGADPAEVGRARRWARSRLEGSGIRDDEPLAETLILLISELVTNAVVHTGCPAVLRMLFGPTGAPGAGGTVRVEVADASARPPKQRHAEGDDTNGRGLELVDGLADRWGWMPEGTGKQIWCEVDRHGRAASEARAEDPAALDAYDPLLAFSDLYPDLT from the coding sequence GTGCAGGTGCTTCAGGTTCAGCTGGAGGTCGGGGCGGATCCCGCAGAGGTGGGACGTGCCCGCAGATGGGCGCGGTCGCGCCTGGAGGGATCGGGGATAAGGGACGACGAACCGCTCGCCGAGACCCTCATCCTCCTGATCTCGGAACTGGTCACCAACGCGGTGGTGCACACGGGCTGTCCGGCCGTCCTGCGGATGCTCTTCGGCCCGACCGGTGCGCCGGGGGCGGGCGGCACGGTGCGCGTGGAGGTGGCGGACGCCAGCGCCCGCCCGCCGAAGCAGCGCCACGCGGAGGGCGACGACACCAACGGGCGCGGCCTGGAGCTGGTCGACGGGCTCGCCGACCGTTGGGGCTGGATGCCCGAGGGCACCGGGAAACAGATCTGGTGCGAGGTCGACCGCCACGGCCGCGCGGCGTCGGAGGCGCGCGCGGAGGACCCTGCCGCGCTCGACGCCTACGACCCGCTGCTCGCCTTCAGTGATCTCTATCCCGATCTGACCTGA
- a CDS encoding GlxA family transcriptional regulator — translation MVHRVVVLALDGVIPFELGIPQRIFKIARNLGPVGEGEPLYDVATCSVRPPGPVQTDADYSVVIRNGPEALAGADTVVIPASYELGPVHDEGRLTGELATAFARIRPGTRLVAICTGGYVLAAAGRLDGRPATTHWASADHFQRLFPKVRVDPDVLFVDDGDVLTSAGVAAGIDLCLHLVRRDHGTAVANDVARRTVVPPHRDGGQRQFVQRPVPEPRFATTTAARAWALTRLDRPIQLRDMAERESMSVRTFTRRFREEAGISPGQWITQQRVEHARRLLESSGLTVDQIARQSGFGTATSLRQHFQAALGVPPTVYRRTFRATTDVRG, via the coding sequence GTGGTCCATCGTGTGGTGGTGCTCGCGCTGGACGGAGTGATCCCCTTCGAACTGGGCATCCCCCAGAGGATCTTCAAGATCGCCCGGAATCTCGGGCCCGTCGGCGAGGGTGAGCCGCTCTACGACGTCGCGACCTGCTCCGTCCGGCCGCCCGGCCCGGTGCAGACGGACGCGGACTACTCGGTGGTGATCCGCAACGGCCCCGAGGCCCTCGCAGGAGCCGACACGGTCGTGATCCCCGCCTCGTACGAGCTGGGCCCGGTGCACGACGAGGGCCGGCTGACCGGCGAACTCGCCACCGCCTTCGCCCGCATCCGCCCCGGCACCCGGCTGGTCGCCATCTGCACGGGCGGGTACGTCCTCGCCGCCGCCGGCCGGCTGGACGGCCGCCCCGCCACCACCCACTGGGCGTCCGCCGACCACTTCCAGCGGCTCTTCCCCAAGGTCCGGGTCGATCCGGACGTGCTCTTCGTGGACGACGGGGACGTGCTCACCTCCGCCGGGGTGGCCGCGGGCATCGATCTCTGTCTGCACCTCGTCCGCCGCGACCACGGCACCGCCGTCGCCAACGACGTGGCGCGCCGCACGGTCGTACCGCCGCACCGGGACGGCGGACAGCGCCAGTTCGTCCAACGCCCGGTCCCCGAACCCCGGTTCGCCACCACGACCGCGGCCAGGGCCTGGGCACTCACCCGCCTGGACCGCCCGATCCAGCTGCGGGACATGGCGGAGCGCGAGTCGATGAGCGTACGGACCTTCACCCGCCGCTTCCGCGAGGAGGCCGGAATCAGCCCCGGCCAGTGGATCACCCAGCAGCGGGTGGAACACGCCCGCCGACTCCTGGAGTCCTCCGGCCTCACCGTCGACCAGATCGCCCGCCAGTCCGGCTTCGGCACCGCGACCTCGCTCCGCCAGCACTTCCAGGCCGCCTTGGGCGTCCCCCCGACCGTCTACCGCAGAACCTTCCGCGCGACCACCGACGTCCGGGGGTGA
- a CDS encoding MFS transporter has translation MTDKPRDGARFPGPSDHGTVHAPHRLTRGRGPAAPPPVSPVLLLAGPGGGSAQSLWNRNFRYFFVARTVALFGDGMIPVALTAGLLGAGRPSSSVGYALASWMAPLAVFVLFGGVLADKFTPRRMMIAADALRLAGASALAVLFITGNPPLLAVCSLSAVAGVGAALFQPGVASTVPRISTDVQRANAVLRVSEALMAMAGPAFAGLLVGLASAGAVYVANAATFAVSGVCLFLLRLAPAPHEEVPRGGFVAELVDGWREFRARSWLWGVIAIWTVYGFAVLGPVQPLTAVRITEGHGSGTYGVMMAVSGAGSVAGGLLALRLRPRRPLAAGALALPAVAVNLVVLGLDLPVAAIGAGQLVAGAASAFWLVMWSTTVQTHVPPEALNRLHAYDVAGSLLMVAAGRALAGPVAEAVGTSSLFLAGAVINLLVVSALLVTRPISRLRRAG, from the coding sequence GTGACGGACAAGCCACGGGACGGCGCGCGCTTTCCCGGACCCAGCGATCATGGGACGGTACACGCCCCGCACCGGCTCACCCGGGGGAGGGGCCCGGCCGCACCACCGCCCGTATCCCCGGTCCTACTCCTGGCGGGTCCCGGGGGCGGCTCGGCCCAGTCGCTCTGGAACCGCAACTTCCGGTACTTCTTCGTCGCTCGCACCGTCGCCCTCTTCGGCGACGGCATGATCCCCGTGGCGCTCACCGCCGGGCTGCTGGGCGCGGGCCGTCCGAGTTCCTCCGTGGGATACGCGCTCGCCTCCTGGATGGCCCCGCTGGCGGTGTTCGTGCTCTTCGGCGGGGTGCTCGCCGACAAGTTCACCCCGCGACGGATGATGATCGCCGCCGACGCGCTGCGGCTGGCCGGCGCCTCCGCGCTGGCGGTCCTCTTCATCACCGGCAACCCGCCCCTCTTGGCGGTCTGCTCGCTCAGCGCGGTCGCGGGTGTCGGCGCCGCGCTGTTCCAGCCGGGCGTCGCCTCGACCGTGCCCCGGATCTCCACCGACGTCCAGCGCGCCAACGCGGTCCTGCGGGTCTCCGAGGCCCTGATGGCGATGGCGGGCCCGGCCTTCGCCGGCCTGCTGGTGGGACTGGCGAGCGCCGGAGCGGTGTACGTCGCCAACGCGGCCACCTTCGCCGTCTCCGGCGTCTGCCTCTTCCTGCTGAGACTCGCCCCCGCCCCGCACGAGGAAGTGCCGCGCGGCGGATTCGTCGCCGAACTGGTCGACGGATGGCGTGAGTTCCGTGCCCGGTCCTGGCTCTGGGGAGTGATCGCGATCTGGACGGTGTACGGCTTCGCCGTCCTCGGCCCGGTCCAGCCGCTCACCGCGGTCCGGATCACCGAAGGCCACGGCTCCGGGACGTACGGCGTGATGATGGCGGTCAGCGGTGCGGGCAGCGTGGCCGGCGGGCTGCTCGCCCTCCGGCTGCGCCCCCGTCGCCCGCTCGCCGCCGGGGCGCTGGCGCTCCCGGCCGTCGCCGTCAACCTGGTGGTGCTGGGGCTCGACCTGCCGGTCGCGGCGATCGGCGCCGGTCAGTTGGTGGCCGGCGCCGCCTCCGCGTTCTGGCTGGTGATGTGGTCCACGACGGTCCAGACGCATGTGCCGCCCGAGGCGCTGAACCGGCTGCACGCCTACGACGTGGCGGGGTCGCTCCTGATGGTCGCGGCGGGCCGCGCGCTGGCGGGCCCGGTCGCCGAGGCGGTCGGCACGTCCTCACTGTTCCTGGCGGGCGCCGTGATCAACCTGCTCGTCGTGTCCGCGCTGCTCGTCACGCGCCCCATCAGCCGGCTGCGGCGCGCGGGATGA
- a CDS encoding ribosomal maturation YjgA family protein encodes MSAARTRGVAAACAVPTVATALAARAVLDGDPGKYAGDALYTVLVHALVVLVAPRVRPALAAGAALVLSCAVEVAQLTGVPAGLSARSEVFRLVLGSTFNAPDLLWYAVGAAFSWGVHRSSRRWAVATATGRSAQASGRVRPSDS; translated from the coding sequence ATGTCCGCCGCGCGCACCCGTGGGGTCGCGGCGGCCTGTGCCGTGCCGACCGTCGCCACCGCCCTCGCCGCCCGCGCCGTCTTGGACGGAGACCCCGGGAAGTACGCGGGCGACGCGCTCTACACGGTGCTGGTCCACGCCCTGGTGGTACTGGTCGCCCCGCGCGTCCGCCCGGCGCTCGCGGCGGGGGCGGCGCTGGTCCTCAGCTGCGCCGTGGAGGTCGCACAGCTGACCGGCGTGCCCGCCGGTCTGTCGGCCCGCTCGGAGGTGTTCCGGCTGGTGCTCGGCTCGACCTTCAACGCCCCGGACCTGCTCTGGTACGCGGTGGGCGCGGCGTTCTCGTGGGGCGTGCACCGGTCGTCGCGGCGGTGGGCCGTCGCGACGGCGACGGGCCGGTCCGCTCAGGCCTCGGGGCGGGTCCGTCCCTCGGACTCCTGA